Proteins encoded by one window of Lepeophtheirus salmonis chromosome 3, UVic_Lsal_1.4, whole genome shotgun sequence:
- the LOC121114513 gene encoding organic cation transporter protein produces the protein MSENNSVDFQDLIDLVSGSSNKWLALFLSLALWSCFLPAMYHISILFVGATPNYYCLTSYGTLELNACFENKTDLPCQTWSYDDSQYTSTVVTEWNLVCDQLYYLPLLQGLYFLGIIIACLIAGPLADIWGRRKTALCLTIIQILAAYSSIFSSNYWIFLILRMILGGSSHTTWVVILIISMEIIPSNKRAIIGSLFQMFWKLGFINLALLAYLIRDHFYLQLAMSLFNLIFISYIWILPESPRWLLSRGKVEEAKKYLRWIAIWNKPPGYSDELLDEKIQMFLKNEVKHEQFEEDPSSFTHIVQFILTNTKVRVKYILGKSILRRRLGLIVYPWMVTGMSYYGIFLSVKLLNASKYIIIVVASVVDIFIQFFAIYFFDKFGRIPTLMFTFSICGISGILIFFTQASDTIIRSTLTIVGKTLSSVSFQGLGLLGPELFPTPIRSEVFSIMDSFSKFGAAIAPFAVDLMSIIDYSLPNVFFGIMILLGGICFLFLPETKGIDVPETVEELKLASDRTVMNKLIKCYRKENS, from the exons ATGAGTGAAAATAATAGCGTTGACTTTCAAGATTTGATAGATCTGGTCAGCGGTAGTTCAAACAAATGGCTAGCTCTCTTTCTATCCTTAGCCCTTTGGAGCTGCTTTCTACCCGCAATGTATCACATCTCCATACTATTTGTTGGAGCAACCCCAAATTACTACTGCTTAACGTCTTATGGAACTCTAGAATTGAATGCTTGCTTTGAGAATAAAACAGATCTTCCTTGTCAAACTTGGAGCTATGATGATTCTCAATATACTTCCACTGTTGTGACAGAATGGAATCTTGTGTGTGATCAACTGTACTATCTTCCTCTTTTGCAG gGGCTCTACTTTCTTGGTATCATAATCGCTTGCCTTATAGCTGGTCCTCTTGCAGACATTTGGGGTCGACGAAAAACAGCATTGTGCCTGACGATAATTCAGATTCTGGCTGCTTATTCCTCGATCTTCAGCTCAAactattggatttttttaattcttagaaTGATTTTAGGAGGTTCCTCTCACACAACATGGGTCGTAATTTTGATCATATCTATGGAAATCATTCCATCTAATAAAAGAGCTATAATAGGCTCTCTTTTTCAGATGTTTTGGAAGTTGGGTTTCATAAACCTAGCTCTCTTGGCATATCTTATTCGAGATCATTTCTATCTCCAATTGGCAATGTCCctttttaatcttatatttatttcatatatttggaTCCTCCCAGAATCACCCCGATGGCTCCTTTCAAGAGGAAAAGTggaagaagcaaaaaaatatctccGATGGATTGCAATTTGGAATAAACCTCCAGGTTATAGTGATGAACTTCtagatgaaaaaattcaaatgtttttaaagaatgaagttAAGCACGAACAATTTGAGGAAGATCCCTCCTCCTTCACACACATTGTTCAATTCATTTTGACAAATACTAAAGTTAGAGTTAAGTACATATTGGGCAAATCTATTTTACGAAGGCGATTGGGACTTATCGTATATCCGTGGATGGTCACGGGCATGTCATATTACGGGATATTTCTTTCAGTAAAACTATTAAATGCTAGCAAATATATTATCATCGTTGTTGCGagtgttgttgatatttttattcagtttttcgCCATCTACTTCTTTGATAAg TTTGGAAGGATTCCTACTCTTATGTTTACATTTAGTATTTGTGGCATCTCAGgaatactaatatttttcacCCAGGCGAGCGATACAATTATACGTTCAACACTTACTATTGTGGGTAAAACTCTTTCATCAGTAAGCTTTCAAGGACTCGGGCTTCTAGGACCAGAATTATTTCCAACTCCAATTCGAAGTGAAGTATTCAGTATCATGGATTCCTTCTCCAAATTCGGAGCTGCTATTGCACCTTTTGCTGTTGATCTAATGTCAATTATTGATTACTCACTACCGAATGTTTTCTTCGGGATCATGATTTTACTTGGCgggatttgttttctttttctacctGAGACTAAAGGCATTGATGTTCCAGAGACGGTCGAAGAACTTAAACTTGCCTCAGATCGTACCGTTATGAACAAGCTTATAAAATGTTATAGAAaggaaaattcataa